One Bacillus amyloliquefaciens DSM 7 = ATCC 23350 DNA window includes the following coding sequences:
- a CDS encoding CPBP family intramembrane glutamic endopeptidase yields the protein MIHQLSDREIVIQLYATQLLILAASAVIGFFCFTDVHDFLKLWHIRDDNIIWYGVTLAVLVIFADLAVMKWCPSNLYDDGGINVLLFKKRPVLHILFLTLLIAFSEEILFRGVLQTHIGLWAASFIFTVLHFRYLAKWLLFIMVAGISLLLGLIYEWTGNLFVPVTAHFIIDAVFACQVRFQYVRRGLHDGNVKS from the coding sequence TTGATCCATCAGCTCTCAGACAGGGAGATTGTTATACAGCTTTATGCCACCCAATTGCTCATATTGGCGGCTTCTGCTGTCATCGGCTTTTTCTGTTTTACCGATGTTCACGATTTTTTAAAGCTGTGGCATATACGTGACGATAATATCATATGGTACGGTGTAACTCTTGCTGTCCTTGTCATTTTTGCCGATCTGGCGGTGATGAAATGGTGTCCTTCGAATTTATATGATGACGGCGGTATTAATGTATTGCTTTTTAAGAAAAGGCCGGTATTGCACATTTTGTTTTTGACGCTTCTCATTGCGTTCAGCGAAGAGATTTTATTCAGAGGCGTTCTGCAGACACATATCGGCTTATGGGCGGCCAGCTTTATTTTTACCGTGCTTCATTTCAGATACTTGGCGAAATGGCTTCTGTTTATTATGGTTGCGGGCATCAGTCTTTTGCTGGGGCTTATCTATGAATGGACCGGTAATTTATTCGTTCCGGTTACAGCACATTTTATTATTGATGCGGTATTTGCCTGTCAGGTCCGTTTTCAATATGTTAGGAGGGGTTTGCATGACGGAAATGTCAAGAGTTGA
- a CDS encoding LysM peptidoglycan-binding domain-containing protein, with protein sequence MTEMSRVERKKAQQLRAEQQIAAAADEQIEYLEDSLPTRQSVKEERKKKEEQVKEKTKTKTPLFTFLTVLFIVVTIGVFFGLLYMTNSSRFDPKDYEDVFIDHSESAPAVIPKADVQKETSETALLKKPEKKSEDKEKKEAAPSEKTKEKPSEKTPKKTETASEKQVKPTETEYAETKQQSPPAVREKRVPAAGSDQAETVQQKVRTVQHTVQPKETLYRISMKYYKSRAGEEKIRSYNGLNGNDVYTGQVLNIPLSE encoded by the coding sequence ATGACGGAAATGTCAAGAGTTGAAAGAAAAAAAGCTCAGCAGCTGCGTGCCGAGCAGCAGATTGCCGCGGCCGCGGATGAACAAATTGAATATCTTGAAGACAGCCTCCCGACAAGACAATCTGTAAAAGAGGAGCGTAAAAAAAAGGAAGAACAGGTGAAGGAAAAAACCAAAACAAAAACGCCGCTGTTCACTTTTCTGACCGTCCTGTTTATTGTTGTGACAATCGGTGTCTTTTTCGGTCTTCTGTATATGACAAACAGCAGCAGATTTGACCCGAAGGATTATGAAGATGTCTTTATAGACCACAGTGAAAGCGCGCCTGCCGTGATTCCGAAAGCGGACGTGCAGAAAGAAACATCTGAAACCGCTCTTTTAAAAAAGCCGGAAAAAAAGTCTGAGGACAAAGAAAAGAAAGAAGCGGCTCCATCTGAAAAAACGAAAGAAAAACCGAGTGAAAAAACACCGAAAAAAACGGAAACAGCTTCAGAAAAACAGGTAAAGCCGACAGAAACCGAATACGCGGAGACAAAACAGCAGTCTCCGCCGGCTGTCCGTGAAAAGCGAGTTCCGGCTGCCGGCAGTGATCAAGCGGAGACCGTCCAGCAAAAAGTGCGGACCGTCCAGCATACTGTCCAGCCGAAAGAAACGCTTTACCGCATTTCAATGAAATATTATAAAAGCCGTGCAGGCGAAGAAAAAATCCGCAGTTACAATGGGTTAAACGGAAACGATGTGTATACAGGCCAGGTTCTGAACATCCCGCTTTCCGAATAA
- a CDS encoding RecQ family ATP-dependent DNA helicase, translating to MTELHKALYRNFGLHSFKKGQEEIITSVLQKKDTIAMLPTGGGKSLCYQLPGYIMDGLVLIISPLLSLMEDQVQQLKAKGEKRVAALNSMLNSDERHFVLSNISRYKFLYMSPEALSSPYVLNRLKNVPVSLFVIDEAHCISEWGHDFRPDYSKLGPFRQALGKPPVLALTATATKETLRDVTDVLGLEHAVRHLYSVNRPNILLAIEHVADNAEKISRVTELAEKLEGPGIVYCPTRKWAEELAAELNEKTGKRTDYYHGGMDTGDRILIQQQFIHNQLDCICCTNAFGMGVDKSDIRFVIHFYPPQTAEAFMQEIGRAGRDGSPSVSILLRAPGDTELQQQIIQTESLSDYDLEGILAVIRDAGTSDERKLRDVLISKGVQETQARTAIHLYLQGKTNKEQLQEELTCRVEKKLHKMNRFSALLERKECIREALLAYFDESYEPEGPTGQCCSSCGMDLTPYEQKGERKNMERFEDWKLELDRIFGLESAGEFS from the coding sequence ATGACTGAGCTGCACAAAGCTTTATACCGGAATTTTGGTTTGCATTCGTTTAAAAAAGGGCAGGAAGAAATCATCACCAGCGTGCTTCAAAAGAAGGATACGATTGCCATGCTTCCGACAGGCGGGGGGAAATCATTATGCTATCAGCTTCCGGGTTACATAATGGACGGGCTGGTACTGATTATTTCACCTCTTCTTTCATTAATGGAAGATCAGGTGCAGCAGCTGAAAGCGAAAGGAGAAAAGCGGGTTGCGGCATTAAACAGCATGCTGAATTCTGACGAGCGGCATTTTGTCCTCAGCAACATCAGCCGTTACAAATTTCTTTATATGTCTCCTGAAGCCCTCTCGTCACCTTATGTGCTGAATCGTTTGAAAAACGTCCCGGTCAGTTTATTTGTCATTGATGAGGCTCATTGCATATCAGAGTGGGGACATGATTTCAGGCCTGATTATTCAAAGCTCGGACCTTTCAGGCAAGCACTCGGCAAGCCGCCTGTATTGGCGCTGACCGCGACAGCGACGAAAGAAACGCTCAGGGATGTGACGGATGTGCTCGGACTTGAGCATGCGGTGCGCCATCTATATTCGGTCAACCGGCCGAATATTCTCTTGGCGATTGAACATGTGGCTGATAATGCCGAAAAAATCAGCAGGGTCACAGAGCTTGCCGAAAAGCTCGAGGGCCCGGGCATCGTATATTGTCCGACCAGAAAATGGGCGGAAGAGCTTGCGGCCGAGCTGAACGAAAAAACGGGAAAGCGGACGGATTATTATCACGGGGGAATGGATACAGGCGACAGGATATTAATTCAGCAGCAATTTATCCATAACCAGCTTGATTGCATTTGCTGCACCAATGCGTTCGGCATGGGTGTGGATAAGTCTGATATCCGCTTTGTTATTCATTTTTATCCTCCCCAAACGGCCGAGGCCTTTATGCAGGAAATCGGAAGAGCGGGCCGCGACGGCAGCCCAAGTGTCAGTATTTTGCTGAGAGCGCCGGGCGATACCGAGCTTCAGCAGCAGATTATTCAGACAGAAAGTTTGTCCGATTACGACCTGGAAGGCATTCTGGCCGTCATACGGGACGCCGGTACAAGCGATGAGCGAAAGCTTCGGGATGTTCTGATAAGCAAGGGCGTTCAGGAAACACAGGCGCGAACGGCCATCCACCTGTACCTGCAAGGAAAAACCAATAAAGAGCAGCTGCAAGAAGAACTGACATGCCGCGTGGAAAAGAAGCTGCATAAAATGAACCGCTTTTCGGCGTTATTGGAGCGGAAAGAATGTATAAGAGAAGCGCTATTAGCTTACTTTGATGAATCGTATGAGCCTGAAGGTCCAACCGGGCAATGCTGCAGCAGCTGCGGAATGGATCTGACCCCATACGAGCAAAAAGGAGAACGGAAAAACATGGAGCGGTTTGAAGATTGGAAGCTGGAATTAGACCGGATTTTCGGTTTAGAGTCTGCGGGTGAGTTCAGCTGA